From Arcticibacter tournemirensis, one genomic window encodes:
- a CDS encoding RagB/SusD family nutrient uptake outer membrane protein, which produces MRRIHIKTFIGTAILTLFMAGCSDILDEKPRSSYTPEFFKSETGVRGGLTALYAHLRYIYGQAYYYNTGETGTDEVTYAVDGDQNFKIMDISGQGNITPQDSRADVLWGAAFPNINTASGIIENGAAVGVSNALIAEARFFRAFDYFLLVQTFGGVPLDLGAGELKFNTDPKTSSTRNTVPQVYTKAVFPDLLTAVNDLPDQPRITGAATKTLARLFLAKAYLTYGWWLQNPNNIPTFPASDRTDPDGHNAQWYFQQAYDVAIAAIDNHPASIGLQPTYYDVNLGPNDRNGEILLYADHTQSSEFYNGGSLTYGSGGAPDNFAGWMMTWNYTNIRSSSSSTTWTAVSSVQREAAQALGRPWTRMAPTIGAIKNTFADKTNDSRYDGTFVTTYRGNWNKANISGPLYNANSMQVNPGDAILTFLDDEPAVPIVYPGGAGQNGVGAGVLPGRADFVISPNGIGRRVYPGLWKLGPYRTDNGTGLGQPNAGSTRPFNIAKFSELYFVAAEAAVKGATTQSGKTARDLINVIRARAGKWRWSNNGNAAKVQDNALVMTAATPATIDINYILAERSREYYGEGYRWFDLVRTQKWTELASTYQISGGNYGDHTPATVTRSIQPYHYLRPIPQSQLDAMEVSPEEKAAYQNPGY; this is translated from the coding sequence ATGAGACGCATTCATATTAAAACTTTTATAGGAACAGCTATCCTGACATTGTTTATGGCTGGTTGTTCTGACATTCTCGACGAAAAGCCCCGCAGTTCATACACTCCCGAGTTTTTTAAATCGGAAACCGGGGTTAGAGGAGGATTAACGGCATTGTACGCACACCTGCGATATATCTATGGTCAGGCTTATTACTACAATACGGGTGAAACGGGTACCGATGAAGTAACCTACGCAGTGGATGGCGACCAGAATTTTAAGATCATGGACATCTCCGGTCAGGGGAACATAACCCCTCAGGATAGCCGCGCCGATGTATTATGGGGAGCTGCGTTCCCTAATATTAACACAGCAAGTGGTATTATTGAAAACGGCGCAGCCGTTGGGGTGTCGAATGCATTAATTGCAGAGGCTCGTTTTTTCCGGGCGTTCGATTATTTCCTTCTGGTGCAAACGTTTGGCGGGGTGCCTTTGGATCTTGGTGCTGGTGAACTGAAGTTCAATACTGACCCCAAAACATCCTCTACCCGCAACACAGTACCGCAGGTTTATACAAAAGCAGTATTTCCTGACCTGCTGACCGCTGTGAACGATTTGCCCGACCAGCCGCGTATAACGGGTGCAGCAACCAAAACTCTGGCGAGACTGTTTTTGGCTAAAGCCTATCTCACTTATGGCTGGTGGCTGCAAAATCCTAATAATATCCCTACTTTTCCGGCAAGCGACAGAACTGATCCAGACGGACATAATGCCCAATGGTATTTTCAGCAGGCTTATGATGTAGCTATAGCAGCTATAGATAATCATCCTGCCAGCATCGGCTTACAGCCTACATATTATGATGTTAACCTCGGTCCGAACGACCGTAACGGCGAAATCCTTTTGTATGCCGATCATACCCAGTCAAGTGAGTTCTACAACGGTGGTAGTCTTACTTATGGTAGTGGCGGTGCACCGGATAATTTCGCTGGTTGGATGATGACCTGGAACTATACTAACATCAGAAGCAGCTCTTCGAGTACTACATGGACTGCGGTGAGCTCGGTTCAACGCGAAGCAGCACAGGCACTCGGACGTCCATGGACCCGTATGGCTCCTACTATTGGTGCTATCAAAAATACCTTTGCCGATAAAACCAACGACTCGCGTTATGATGGTACTTTCGTTACTACCTACCGTGGTAACTGGAACAAGGCCAACATCAGTGGTCCTTTGTATAACGCGAATTCAATGCAGGTGAATCCGGGCGACGCTATACTTACTTTCCTTGATGATGAGCCTGCTGTTCCTATTGTTTACCCTGGCGGTGCAGGCCAAAATGGCGTGGGAGCCGGTGTATTACCGGGAAGGGCTGACTTTGTGATATCACCGAACGGCATTGGCAGAAGGGTGTACCCTGGATTATGGAAACTCGGACCGTACAGAACCGACAATGGCACCGGATTAGGGCAACCCAATGCGGGAAGCACACGTCCTTTTAACATTGCGAAGTTTTCAGAGCTCTATTTTGTCGCTGCAGAAGCTGCTGTAAAGGGAGCAACTACACAATCTGGTAAAACCGCCCGTGATTTAATTAATGTCATCCGTGCACGTGCAGGTAAATGGCGCTGGAGTAATAACGGAAATGCAGCCAAAGTGCAGGACAACGCATTAGTTATGACTGCAGCAACACCGGCAACTATCGACATTAACTATATCTTAGCAGAACGCTCCCGTGAGTATTATGGCGAGGGTTATCGTTGGTTTGATCTTGTGCGTACGCAAAAGTGGACCGAACTCGCCTCTACATACCAAATCTCAGGAGGGAATTACGGAGATCATACTCCTGCCACGGTAACGCGAAGTATTCAACCTTACCACTATCTGCGTCCTATTCCACAAAGTCAGCTGGATGCAATGGAGGTAAGTCCTGAGGAAAAAGCTGCTTACCAGAATCCAGGATATTAA